From one Brachypodium distachyon strain Bd21 chromosome 4, Brachypodium_distachyon_v3.0, whole genome shotgun sequence genomic stretch:
- the LOC112268739 gene encoding uncharacterized protein LOC112268739: protein MGRSEKGVYFTWICEGWLRVWILKECCGEVEWILKHENDLKPMLEPYLSDRPLHGHGPWVLEDINYNLFRFPEDDKKTMAQEKLEWEQDNGYDGVGSEDMDENFFLEENENQDIDHDGVISEDVVENFYLEDNENWDTGHDGVKSEGMVEDIYSEDKEKAIVVENINMNFANDGALGNGCMVEDCCLLDDMEKVTFQKKSEWNSNNDNSLDDGDRKAKEYFYGDTKILGFHPFKEIIFLSESFQTGLAYHLNGSEMEVLGNIYPKEYASFKELANEHESFHSSFVYMPCRIDEFRDGR from the coding sequence ATGGGAAGATCCGAAAAAGGAGTGTACTTTACATGGATTTGTGAAGGCTGGCTTCGGGTTTGGATCCTTAAGGAGTGCTGTGGTGAGGTTGAGTGGATTTTGAAGCATGAAAATGACCTCAAGCCCATGCTAGAGCCATACTTGTCAGACCGCCCGCTTCACGGTCATGGTCCTTGGGTTTTAGAAGATATTAACTATAACTTATTTCGTTTTCCTGAAGACGACAAGAAAACGATGGCTCAAGAGAAGTTAGAGTGGGAGCAGGACAATGGGTACGATGGTGTTGGAAGTGAAGACATGGATGAAAATTTCTTCTTGGAGGAAAACGAGAACCAGGACATTGATCACGATGGTGTTATAAGTGAAGACGTGGTTGAAAATTTCTACTTGGAAGACAATGAGAACTGGGACACCGGTCATGATGGTGTTAAGAGCGAAGGCATGGTTGAAGATATCTACTCGGAAGACAAAGAGAAAGCAATAGTTGTGGAAAATATCAATATGAACTTTGCCAATGATGGCGCACTTGGAAACGGATGCATGGTTGAAGATTGTTGCTTATTGGATGACATGGAGAAAGTGACATTCCAAAAAAAGTCTGAATGGAACTCCAACAACGATAATTCTCTTGACGATGGAGATCGCAAAGCCAAAGAGTACTTCTACGGGGATACGAAGATACTCGGGTTCCACCCATTTAAAGAGATTATCTTCTTGAGCGAATCGTTCCAGACGGGACTAGCCTATCACTTGAATGGCTCGGAGATGGAAGTATTGGGAAACATATACCCCAAGGAGTATGCTAGTTTCAAAGAGTTGGCTAATGAACATGAGAGCTTCCATTCTTCTTTCGTGTACATGCCATGCCGAATCGACGAGTTCCGCGATGGTCGTTGA